One Maribacter cobaltidurans genomic window carries:
- a CDS encoding translocation/assembly module TamB domain-containing protein — protein MKIKTWNRKRILKTAGKFFLALILLFFILVLVIRTPWAQNIIVTKITDFISNKTGTKVEVEHVFITFSGAIKTEGVFLEDKQGDTLLYSKELQMDLPIYPLLFKNELSIDDVYATGLIANISRTKNPNGFNFSFLMEAFATSKDTTTTTKPMSISLGDFYLKDWKVRYEDAYLGTKLDVSLGNLETQIDVFNLEDMTFSVDGFRLTDSQITYHQTHDFPESNDSTTTPMPIIDLGNFEIKKVKVSYDSQPDGIKSQMQLNDIGLIDGFIDLSKNRYEAKDIRLKDSNIHLALNQPVDTVAIQKENTPFEWPQLEVSLNSVNLESNSFTFSRNGAVQNDTLFNPDAFAINDLQLKAENASYNPKNVHLGVENLSFTESTGINLKQLQFETGLTDKKAFISNLNIQLNQSKARANVSTEYTSLDGAMKNPADSNLEVTLTELKLEPTDFIRWIPQLQKNTYLDSLSKHPITGSLKAKGSLKKVEDFDTELNWGPNTLITMEGVLSNLTQPEAFIFNLNNIDIISTKKDLEKFILSKNLPVKIPDNLSLNGTAQGTMDSFETHLALVIPEGKIHMDATADLGFQKQFKAQVSTDSLQLGTLLQNQNLGTVSLQVEGSGSGSELSNMNAQINGEISQFQLNAYNYKDLKLSGTLKNGSGDISLNVHDKNLNFKSNTFIDLTSEVNNIKFTSNIIGADLRELGFTKNDIKIAADINGSYSGISNNFNIQTSINNGIAVTGNEQYQISPIILNTHVEDSITDATLESGFLNGKLYSNASPNRINKALKRQLENYFTAEGKAGDLDLDDVKAELKLALIPTPILSKVFFDGVEDLDSLNIDAHFDARSKQISGELFIPKFSYAGSIVDSLDVNVLGDSLNLEFSAGLSSFEYQPLHLKKTYLTGNLQNKELVLDFNSVNDTTQIMHINSELVFKKDTLTLHVSPKNLFLNKNPWQVPEDNKIVMAESYTDFQNLVLSRNNQTLQVSTKIPKMKSDHIGIIFENFQLQSFLSLLNPDEPIVKGKVKGNFVILNPYEASGLVSELDISEFRLMGTPLGTLSLNASSKSLNNYDFDLILKDGGADLRLTGDYVAKQNDADLNLELDIQKFQTSIIQGFLKDQISNPSGYISGSMLVNGTLSNPAYSGRLNFNDVGLTLSAFKTNMKINGQTLDLNEEALTFDSFSILDGDRGNLVLDGTILTENMFKPSFDLTIKANKFTALDSKKGDNDLVYGKAIVNTDLEVTGNIELPVINGSLSIGDATDLTYLVPQTQYEIQEREGVVIFVNRENPDAILTRTTGETTSSIFAGMDINTTLKISDEATFTIVLDEKTQDKLQASGNATLNLNIDPNQDIRLSGRLELNSGFYRTSLYNLVSREFKINEGSSVVWTGDPYNAKLDVTAIYEIETSAAPLMSSISFGQDTGISGQYQRSSTFLVYLNVGGEITTPELSFALDMPENAQGTYGGAVYGRIQQLNEQESELNKQVFSLLALNRFYPTSGSDGSSGGAVALARNNVNKVLSGELNSISNKLLGNSGFELDFDLDSFQENQGNSYQNRTQLNINASKKLFNDRLIVTAGSAVDVEGSASNSDTATPLIGNVTLEYLLTEEGTYRLKGFRRQEYQNIIDGQLIVTGLAFIFDREFNKFSQLFNPIKNTAKTGDSPKKGKDKP, from the coding sequence TACCGACTTTATTTCGAATAAAACAGGTACAAAAGTGGAAGTGGAGCATGTCTTCATAACATTTTCAGGGGCCATCAAGACAGAAGGTGTTTTCTTGGAGGACAAACAGGGCGATACGCTGCTCTACTCCAAAGAACTTCAGATGGATTTACCCATCTACCCACTACTCTTTAAAAATGAATTGTCCATTGACGATGTGTACGCCACTGGACTCATTGCGAACATCAGTAGGACCAAAAATCCCAATGGCTTCAATTTTTCATTTCTGATGGAAGCATTCGCAACCTCAAAGGATACCACTACCACTACAAAACCCATGTCCATATCATTGGGCGATTTTTATTTAAAAGACTGGAAAGTTCGCTACGAAGATGCTTATTTGGGGACAAAATTGGACGTATCCCTTGGAAACCTAGAGACACAAATAGATGTTTTTAATCTGGAAGATATGACCTTTTCCGTGGACGGATTTAGGTTGACCGATAGCCAAATAACCTATCATCAAACCCATGATTTTCCTGAATCCAATGACTCCACTACCACCCCGATGCCTATCATTGATTTGGGTAATTTCGAAATAAAAAAAGTGAAAGTGTCGTACGATTCCCAACCTGATGGAATTAAATCCCAAATGCAACTCAACGATATTGGATTGATTGATGGGTTTATAGACCTATCCAAAAACAGGTACGAGGCAAAAGATATTCGACTAAAGGACTCCAACATACATTTAGCATTAAATCAACCTGTGGACACCGTTGCCATACAAAAAGAAAACACTCCATTTGAGTGGCCCCAACTGGAAGTTTCCCTGAATAGTGTTAATCTTGAGTCGAACTCCTTTACTTTTTCCCGAAACGGCGCCGTACAAAATGATACCTTGTTCAACCCCGATGCCTTTGCAATAAACGATTTGCAGCTAAAAGCTGAAAATGCAAGTTACAATCCTAAAAATGTACATCTGGGAGTAGAAAACCTTTCGTTCACAGAGTCAACCGGAATCAACCTAAAACAATTGCAGTTTGAAACGGGTCTAACGGATAAAAAAGCCTTCATCTCCAATTTAAACATACAATTGAACCAAAGTAAGGCCCGTGCCAATGTATCTACAGAATATACTTCTCTGGATGGAGCCATGAAGAATCCAGCGGACAGCAATCTGGAAGTTACCCTTACGGAACTCAAACTGGAACCCACTGATTTTATCAGATGGATACCCCAATTACAAAAAAACACCTATCTGGATTCTCTTTCGAAACATCCCATTACCGGAAGCCTAAAAGCCAAGGGGAGCTTGAAAAAAGTAGAGGACTTTGATACTGAACTTAATTGGGGCCCCAATACCCTTATAACCATGGAGGGAGTTCTTTCAAATCTCACCCAACCCGAAGCCTTTATCTTTAATTTGAACAATATTGATATAATATCAACAAAAAAAGACCTTGAAAAGTTTATATTGTCCAAAAACCTACCTGTTAAGATTCCAGACAATCTATCACTCAACGGAACGGCGCAAGGAACCATGGATTCCTTTGAGACACATTTGGCCTTGGTAATTCCAGAAGGTAAAATACACATGGATGCCACTGCAGATCTCGGTTTCCAAAAACAATTCAAGGCACAAGTGAGCACGGATAGTCTGCAATTGGGAACATTGTTGCAAAACCAAAACCTTGGAACCGTTTCCCTTCAAGTCGAAGGTTCAGGCTCAGGTTCGGAACTTTCCAACATGAATGCCCAAATTAATGGCGAGATTTCCCAATTTCAACTCAATGCATACAATTATAAGGATCTTAAACTTTCTGGAACATTAAAAAATGGTTCAGGGGATATATCCTTAAATGTGCACGACAAAAACCTCAATTTTAAATCGAATACCTTTATTGATTTAACCTCGGAAGTGAACAACATCAAGTTTACGTCTAACATAATAGGTGCGGACCTTCGGGAACTAGGTTTTACCAAAAACGATATAAAAATTGCCGCTGACATAAACGGATCCTATTCGGGCATCTCCAATAATTTCAATATACAGACATCCATTAACAATGGCATAGCGGTGACAGGTAATGAACAATACCAAATTTCCCCAATAATTCTAAATACCCATGTTGAGGATTCCATTACGGATGCAACCCTTGAAAGTGGTTTTTTAAATGGAAAACTCTACTCCAATGCATCCCCCAACAGAATCAATAAGGCCTTGAAAAGGCAATTGGAAAACTACTTTACAGCGGAAGGCAAGGCTGGTGATTTAGATTTGGACGATGTTAAAGCGGAATTAAAATTGGCCCTTATTCCTACTCCCATCCTTTCAAAAGTATTTTTTGACGGCGTCGAAGATTTGGACTCGTTAAATATTGATGCCCATTTTGATGCCCGTTCAAAGCAAATAAGCGGTGAACTCTTTATCCCCAAATTTTCCTATGCCGGCAGTATCGTAGATAGTCTTGATGTTAACGTACTTGGTGATTCTTTAAATCTTGAATTTTCCGCAGGTCTTTCCAGTTTTGAGTACCAACCACTTCACTTAAAAAAAACATATTTAACAGGAAACCTGCAAAACAAGGAATTGGTATTGGATTTTAATTCTGTGAACGACACCACCCAGATAATGCATATCAACTCCGAACTTGTATTTAAAAAAGACACCCTGACCCTCCATGTCTCGCCCAAAAACCTTTTTTTGAACAAAAACCCATGGCAAGTACCAGAGGATAACAAAATAGTTATGGCAGAATCCTATACGGATTTTCAAAATCTGGTCCTTTCTAGAAACAACCAGACGCTTCAAGTTTCCACGAAGATTCCTAAAATGAAGAGCGACCATATAGGAATCATTTTTGAAAACTTTCAATTGCAGTCCTTTTTAAGCCTTTTGAATCCTGACGAACCCATTGTCAAGGGTAAAGTAAAGGGTAATTTTGTAATACTTAACCCGTATGAAGCATCCGGTTTGGTATCGGAATTGGATATTTCAGAATTTCGACTCATGGGAACCCCCTTGGGTACCTTAAGCCTAAATGCCTCCTCCAAATCCTTGAACAACTACGATTTTGATCTGATATTAAAAGATGGGGGTGCAGATCTGAGGCTTACCGGAGATTACGTGGCCAAACAAAATGATGCCGATTTAAACTTGGAACTGGACATTCAAAAATTTCAAACTAGCATCATACAGGGCTTTCTTAAGGATCAAATTTCAAATCCGTCTGGGTATATCTCCGGCAGTATGCTGGTCAATGGTACGCTTAGTAATCCCGCCTACTCCGGCAGGTTAAATTTCAATGATGTAGGTCTTACTTTATCCGCCTTTAAAACAAATATGAAAATTAATGGCCAGACCCTGGATCTTAATGAGGAAGCTCTAACTTTTGATAGTTTTAGCATACTGGACGGTGATAGGGGGAACTTGGTTTTGGACGGGACTATACTTACGGAAAATATGTTTAAACCAAGTTTTGACCTCACCATAAAAGCAAATAAATTCACGGCTTTGGATTCCAAAAAAGGAGATAACGATTTGGTATATGGCAAGGCCATAGTCAACACTGATCTGGAAGTGACGGGAAATATTGAATTACCGGTGATTAACGGTAGTCTTAGTATTGGTGATGCAACGGACCTGACCTATTTGGTTCCCCAAACACAATACGAAATACAAGAAAGGGAAGGGGTCGTGATTTTTGTAAACCGGGAAAATCCCGATGCCATATTGACACGAACCACCGGTGAAACGACCAGTTCAATCTTTGCCGGTATGGATATAAATACTACATTGAAAATTTCGGATGAAGCCACATTTACAATCGTCTTGGATGAAAAAACGCAGGATAAACTACAAGCCTCCGGTAATGCGACTTTAAACCTCAATATTGATCCAAATCAGGATATACGATTATCGGGAAGACTAGAGCTAAATTCTGGATTCTACAGAACAAGCCTTTATAATCTGGTAAGCCGGGAATTTAAGATTAACGAAGGAAGTAGCGTGGTATGGACCGGTGACCCCTATAATGCGAAACTGGACGTTACGGCCATCTATGAAATTGAAACCTCGGCTGCTCCCCTTATGTCTTCTATAAGCTTTGGGCAGGATACCGGGATTTCAGGGCAATACCAAAGATCGTCCACCTTTTTGGTGTATCTAAATGTGGGAGGTGAAATTACAACACCGGAACTATCCTTTGCATTGGACATGCCCGAGAATGCACAGGGAACCTACGGCGGAGCGGTTTATGGCCGCATACAACAGTTGAACGAGCAAGAATCAGAACTCAACAAACAGGTATTTTCCCTACTCGCCTTGAACCGATTCTATCCCACCTCAGGAAGTGATGGAAGTAGTGGTGGTGCTGTGGCCTTGGCACGAAACAACGTAAATAAAGTACTATCTGGCGAACTCAACTCCATCTCCAATAAGCTTTTGGGGAATAGTGGTTTTGAACTGGATTTTGATCTGGACAGCTTTCAAGAGAATCAGGGCAACAGTTATCAAAATAGAACCCAATTGAATATCAATGCAAGCAAGAAACTCTTCAATGACCGCTTGATCGTTACCGCGGGTAGTGCTGTGGACGTGGAGGGAAGTGCTTCCAATTCCGATACCGCTACGCCCCTCATTGGAAACGTAACCTTGGAGTATCTATTGACAGAGGAAGGAACCTATCGCCTAAAAGGGTTTAGAAGACAGGAATATCAAAATATCATTGATGGACAACTCATTGTTACGGGACTTGCCTTCATTTTTGATCGAGAGTTCAATAAATTCAGTCAGTTGTTCAATCCAATAAAAAATACGGCCAAAACAGGGGACAGCCCTAAAAAAGGAAAAGACAAACCATGA
- a CDS encoding MutS-related protein: MNELLSFYQKEINTYKEGLKKLKAQLLTSSMIRLVVFLLAALGVYLFFENTRIVVGLVVVVIAIFLYLVSRHTDLQYKRDKLKKLIALNEVEIQVLHRKFKDLPTGDEFKDGNHFYSQDIDLFGVGSFFQYLNRTSLREGSSLLANMVKENSIVNINDKREGLKELGNMPHWRQDFSATASLAHTETTTSAVINWINNYKPFVPKIMGKIPWVFSGLSLLFFGLFYADFISASVLLYWLLFGLVITGFFTKKATALVAGTGKLQSIFEQYNQLLGLIESQEFTSKVFKDKKSEILSEGKKTSLVLKEFSKLLGDLDQNNNILFLIFGNGLFLRGLYTCYKVEKWMAVHGKSVKNWFDVIAFFDAQNSLGNFVFNHPEYAFPTLTKNKVVIRAEEAGHPLLNPEKSILNDYEINREDFFIITGANMAGKSTFLRTVSLQIVMANMGLPVCAKSMEYTPIKLITSMRTTDSLTDDESYFFSELQRLKFIVDEIQRDSYFIVLDEILKGTNSTDKAKGSRQFVERLVSSKSTGIIATHDLSLCEASKVLPQVKNYYFDAEIINDELHFDYTFKKGICQNMNASFLLRKMGIVN; this comes from the coding sequence ATGAATGAACTTTTATCTTTTTACCAAAAAGAAATAAACACCTATAAAGAAGGATTAAAAAAGTTAAAAGCACAATTGCTAACCTCCAGTATGATCCGGTTGGTTGTTTTTTTACTCGCCGCCTTGGGTGTGTACCTTTTTTTTGAAAATACAAGAATAGTAGTTGGTCTGGTGGTTGTGGTCATTGCCATCTTTCTCTATCTAGTCTCAAGACACACAGATTTACAATATAAACGCGATAAGTTAAAGAAATTGATAGCTCTAAATGAGGTAGAGATTCAAGTGCTTCATCGAAAGTTTAAAGACCTACCAACAGGGGATGAATTTAAGGACGGTAATCATTTTTATAGTCAAGATATAGACCTATTTGGTGTTGGGTCCTTTTTCCAGTATCTCAATAGAACGAGCTTAAGGGAGGGAAGTTCGTTACTGGCTAACATGGTAAAGGAAAATTCCATTGTTAACATAAACGATAAACGAGAAGGGCTAAAGGAATTGGGGAATATGCCGCATTGGCGACAGGATTTCTCGGCAACGGCATCCTTGGCACATACGGAAACCACAACATCCGCTGTAATTAATTGGATAAACAATTACAAACCTTTTGTTCCCAAGATTATGGGTAAAATTCCCTGGGTGTTCTCAGGTTTGAGTCTATTATTTTTTGGGCTGTTTTATGCGGATTTTATTAGTGCTTCCGTATTGCTATATTGGTTGTTGTTCGGACTTGTCATTACTGGTTTTTTTACCAAGAAAGCAACAGCCTTGGTAGCGGGAACAGGTAAATTGCAATCTATCTTTGAACAATACAATCAATTGCTCGGTTTAATAGAATCGCAAGAATTTACCTCAAAGGTATTCAAGGATAAAAAATCGGAAATACTTAGTGAGGGAAAAAAAACTTCTTTGGTCCTAAAGGAATTCTCTAAACTATTGGGGGACTTGGACCAAAACAATAATATATTATTTCTCATATTTGGAAACGGTCTGTTTCTTCGGGGACTATACACCTGTTACAAGGTTGAAAAGTGGATGGCTGTTCATGGTAAATCCGTTAAGAACTGGTTTGATGTGATCGCTTTTTTTGATGCTCAAAATAGTTTGGGAAACTTTGTGTTTAACCATCCGGAATATGCCTTTCCGACGCTAACGAAAAATAAAGTGGTTATCCGGGCAGAAGAAGCAGGTCATCCTTTATTAAATCCCGAAAAAAGTATCCTCAACGATTATGAAATAAATAGAGAAGACTTCTTTATTATCACTGGGGCGAATATGGCGGGGAAAAGTACGTTTCTAAGAACAGTCTCCCTACAGATTGTTATGGCCAATATGGGTTTACCCGTTTGTGCCAAGTCCATGGAGTACACTCCCATAAAGTTAATAACCAGTATGCGCACTACGGATTCCTTAACCGATGATGAATCCTATTTCTTTTCAGAACTACAGCGATTAAAGTTTATTGTGGATGAAATACAAAGGGATAGTTATTTTATCGTATTGGATGAAATATTGAAAGGGACCAACAGTACTGATAAAGCAAAAGGATCTAGGCAATTTGTGGAACGTTTGGTAAGCTCAAAATCTACAGGTATCATAGCCACCCATGACTTAAGTCTCTGTGAAGCCTCCAAAGTGTTACCGCAGGTAAAGAACTATTATTTTGATGCGGAAATAATAAATGATGAACTCCATTTTGATTATACTTTTAAGAAAGGAATTTGTCAGAATATGAACGCCTCTTTTCTACTCAGAAAAATGGGTATTGTCAACTAA
- the rfbD gene encoding dTDP-4-dehydrorhamnose reductase → MQKIKKVLVTGASGQLGTTIKSMRHRVEGSLQFEFTDSDDLDITSLESVKEFFGQKGFDYCINCAAYTQVDKAEEDSETALKINEEGVKNLAQVCHQSNTILLHVSTDFVFDGRKNVPYLETDRANPVSVYGHSKFKGEQQIVRNMDRYFIIRTSWLYSAHGHNFFKSMLKYGKERKELSVVFDQVGTPTSAHDLVEVLIMMITNEVDNYGIYHYSNEGVASWYDFASAIFEINDIAVDLKPIRSKDYPLPAERPAYSVMDKHKIKKVLDLTIPHWRKSLVEVSQIFKKESK, encoded by the coding sequence ATGCAAAAAATCAAAAAAGTTTTGGTAACGGGTGCTTCCGGTCAATTGGGAACTACTATCAAAAGTATGCGTCATAGAGTTGAGGGTTCCTTACAATTTGAATTTACGGATTCAGATGATTTGGATATAACAAGTTTGGAATCCGTCAAGGAGTTTTTTGGTCAAAAGGGATTTGATTATTGCATCAATTGTGCTGCATATACGCAGGTCGATAAAGCTGAAGAGGACTCTGAAACCGCACTTAAAATCAATGAAGAGGGGGTAAAAAATTTGGCCCAAGTGTGTCATCAATCAAATACCATACTGCTCCATGTTTCCACGGATTTTGTTTTTGATGGGCGAAAGAATGTACCTTATTTAGAGACCGATAGAGCCAACCCGGTAAGTGTATACGGACATTCCAAATTTAAGGGCGAACAACAGATTGTTAGGAATATGGACCGCTACTTTATAATCCGTACTTCTTGGTTGTATTCTGCCCATGGTCATAATTTTTTCAAGTCTATGTTGAAATATGGCAAGGAAAGAAAGGAGTTATCCGTAGTTTTTGATCAGGTGGGGACTCCTACTTCTGCCCATGATTTGGTAGAGGTTCTTATCATGATGATAACCAATGAGGTAGATAACTATGGCATTTATCATTACAGCAACGAGGGAGTTGCGAGTTGGTATGATTTTGCCTCGGCTATTTTTGAAATAAATGATATTGCCGTTGATCTTAAGCCTATCCGATCAAAGGATTATCCACTTCCTGCTGAGCGTCCGGCATATAGTGTAATGGATAAACATAAAATCAAAAAAGTGTTAGACCTGACGATACCCCATTGGAGAAAAAGCTTGGTTGAGGTTTCCCAAATTTTTAAAAAGGAAAGCAAGTAA
- the tamL gene encoding translocation and assembly module lipoprotein TamL translates to MKKSIIKYLFLFGLGIFLIQSCSIGKFIPEGERLYTGAQLELDTIGEVKGLKDVKSELVNLIEPNPNTTFLGMKPALYFYYKAQREKPGFIYRFLNKSFGEEPVYFSEVKPEKVEELLLNRLDNNGFFYSRTSSEPVLKEKYASVNYAATVQQPYTLENYQLDNDSLPIYKELSDLIKDTPLSKNDRFDLDLLKAERERLDFNLKQRGYYNSQANLLIFEADTNQYKNRKFDLFLRLKKEVPKKSAIPYTIDSITVYPNYSLEGDTIPKSRQNPVTVNGTDFIQNEYFFKPELLETYLLFREGDLYNANTSKITSDRLASLGSYKYVNIQYTELDTTMTDGDYGSLAADIYLAPLTKRSLRAEVQAVTKSNGFTGPGVQLTYSNRNLFKGGETLSLSTHFSYESQLSSGNNSNLSSIAYGIKGDLIFPRSIPFSPRNFRYSVPKTKISTGIDFLRRSQLFTLSSINGSFGYTWKENKYVYHQLDPISINYSRLSNVTEEFQTILGDNPFLRRSFEQRFIAGLLYGFTYDEVSDLGKDYPIFFSTNMDIAGNLFSLLDGGSGTIIGSEYAQYAKVDADFRFYLRWGKEQTLVTRVYAGWGVPYGNSETMPFIKQFFSGGPYSVRAFDIRSLGPGNFNAQEDESTTDYFDRSGNLKLEANLEYRFPIYSYLKGAFFVDAGNVWLTGNYDELEADQQNSNFSNTLFTDGKFESDWIREVAAGFGFGARVDIQNFVIRLDLASPFRVPYRPENDRWNIPFFGDKGNKMTLNFAIGYPF, encoded by the coding sequence TTGAAAAAATCTATCATAAAATATCTTTTTTTATTTGGACTGGGAATTTTCCTAATACAATCATGTAGTATAGGGAAGTTCATCCCGGAAGGTGAACGACTTTATACGGGTGCCCAATTAGAATTGGACACCATTGGTGAGGTCAAGGGGTTAAAGGATGTTAAATCCGAATTGGTCAATCTTATCGAGCCCAATCCCAATACAACGTTTTTGGGCATGAAACCGGCACTGTATTTTTATTACAAGGCACAACGGGAAAAACCAGGTTTTATTTATAGATTTTTGAACAAATCCTTTGGTGAGGAACCGGTCTATTTTTCCGAGGTCAAACCGGAAAAAGTAGAGGAACTGCTATTGAACCGTTTGGACAACAATGGCTTCTTCTATAGCCGAACAAGTTCGGAACCTGTCTTGAAAGAAAAATACGCCTCGGTAAATTATGCGGCTACAGTACAGCAGCCCTATACTTTGGAAAACTACCAACTAGACAACGACTCCCTTCCAATTTACAAGGAATTGTCAGACCTCATCAAGGATACGCCCTTATCCAAGAACGATCGTTTTGACCTTGACCTCTTAAAGGCCGAAAGGGAACGTTTGGATTTCAATCTAAAACAACGCGGCTATTACAACAGCCAGGCAAACCTGCTCATATTCGAGGCGGACACCAATCAATATAAAAATAGGAAGTTCGACTTGTTTCTTAGGTTAAAAAAAGAAGTGCCCAAAAAATCGGCAATACCTTATACCATAGATTCCATAACCGTGTATCCAAATTATTCTCTAGAAGGGGATACTATACCAAAATCACGACAAAATCCGGTGACGGTCAATGGAACCGATTTTATACAGAACGAATATTTCTTTAAGCCTGAATTACTGGAAACCTATCTCCTTTTTAGGGAAGGAGACCTTTATAATGCAAATACCTCTAAAATTACCAGCGATCGACTAGCTTCCTTGGGCAGTTACAAATATGTGAATATCCAATATACAGAGTTGGATACCACCATGACCGATGGCGATTACGGTTCCCTAGCGGCCGATATCTACTTGGCACCGTTGACCAAACGTTCCCTTCGGGCAGAGGTACAGGCCGTTACAAAATCCAACGGATTTACTGGACCCGGTGTGCAACTGACCTATAGCAATAGAAATTTGTTCAAAGGAGGGGAAACCTTAAGCCTATCCACGCATTTCTCCTATGAATCACAGCTCTCGTCCGGGAATAATTCCAATTTAAGCAGCATTGCTTATGGTATAAAGGGCGATTTGATTTTTCCAAGGTCCATCCCTTTTTCACCCAGAAATTTTAGGTATTCCGTTCCAAAAACCAAGATTTCCACGGGAATTGATTTCTTAAGACGTAGTCAACTTTTCACCTTGAGTTCCATTAATGGTTCCTTTGGATATACCTGGAAAGAGAATAAGTACGTATACCATCAACTGGACCCCATCAGCATAAACTACTCCCGTTTATCCAATGTAACCGAAGAATTTCAAACCATTTTAGGTGACAATCCGTTTCTAAGAAGAAGTTTTGAACAGCGCTTTATAGCCGGACTTTTGTATGGATTTACGTATGATGAAGTATCAGATCTAGGCAAGGATTATCCTATTTTCTTCTCAACGAACATGGATATTGCGGGTAATCTTTTTAGTTTGCTCGATGGTGGTTCCGGGACCATAATCGGTTCGGAATATGCGCAATATGCCAAGGTGGATGCAGACTTTAGGTTTTATCTGCGTTGGGGCAAGGAGCAAACCTTGGTAACCAGGGTATATGCCGGTTGGGGCGTGCCTTATGGAAACAGTGAGACCATGCCCTTTATAAAGCAGTTTTTCTCCGGCGGACCTTATAGTGTCAGGGCTTTTGACATACGCTCCTTGGGTCCAGGTAATTTCAATGCCCAAGAAGATGAGTCCACTACCGACTATTTTGACCGTTCCGGTAATCTAAAACTGGAAGCCAATTTGGAATATCGATTCCCTATTTATTCCTATTTAAAAGGCGCCTTTTTTGTGGATGCGGGTAACGTTTGGCTTACCGGGAATTACGATGAATTAGAGGCCGACCAACAAAACAGTAATTTCTCCAATACCTTGTTCACTGATGGTAAGTTTGAATCGGACTGGATTCGTGAAGTGGCTGCCGGATTTGGATTCGGTGCGCGGGTCGATATTCAAAACTTTGTGATTCGGTTGGACTTGGCCTCGCCGTTCCGTGTTCCCTATCGCCCGGAAAATGATCGATGGAACATTCCGTTTTTTGGGGACAAAGGAAATAAGATGACCTTAAACTTCGCCATTGGATATCCGTTTTAA
- the rfbC gene encoding dTDP-4-dehydrorhamnose 3,5-epimerase, with amino-acid sequence MKISKTNIKDCYELEPNVFTDQRGYFFESFNQRKFEELTGLAINFIQDNQSLSSKGVLRGLHYQKGDSAQAKLVRVLQGKVMDVTVDIRKDSPSYGEVFTTILSDNNNKQVFIPRGCAHGFITLSDTAIFFYKCDNYYDSKAESGIIYNDLSLKIDWILPEDELIISEKDLVLPKFKDLIIH; translated from the coding sequence ATGAAGATTTCTAAAACAAACATTAAAGATTGTTATGAGTTGGAACCCAACGTTTTCACGGACCAAAGAGGGTATTTTTTTGAAAGCTTTAACCAACGAAAATTTGAAGAACTCACCGGGTTAGCTATAAATTTTATACAGGATAATCAATCTCTTTCTTCCAAAGGGGTTTTGCGAGGTTTGCATTACCAAAAAGGTGACAGTGCTCAAGCCAAATTGGTTCGGGTACTTCAGGGTAAAGTGATGGACGTGACAGTGGATATCCGAAAAGATTCGCCTTCATATGGGGAGGTATTTACTACTATTTTGTCTGATAATAATAACAAACAAGTGTTTATCCCAAGAGGATGCGCCCACGGTTTCATTACACTAAGTGATACAGCTATTTTTTTCTATAAGTGTGACAATTACTATGATTCCAAAGCGGAATCAGGGATTATATATAATGACTTGAGTTTAAAAATTGATTGGATACTGCCAGAGGACGAACTCATCATTTCCGAAAAAGATCTTGTTTTGCCCAAATTCAAGGACCTGATAATTCATTAA
- a CDS encoding ExbD/TolR family protein, which yields MIKFNSFRSVNRNLPAISTASLPDIVFILLFFFMTVTTIKEQNLMVENTLPKATETEKLDKRDRIIEIFVGNSTNTHQSMMGSGTRIQMNNRFVAIEEVGDYALQALYQMPEHLRKVATVSIKADVAVKMGIIEDLKKELRLVNLLKINYTTFEGNVFDNQMRVD from the coding sequence ATGATAAAATTCAACAGCTTCAGGTCGGTCAATAGAAATTTGCCAGCTATATCGACTGCATCATTACCTGATATAGTATTCATCTTGCTTTTCTTTTTTATGACGGTAACGACCATTAAGGAACAAAATTTAATGGTGGAAAATACACTTCCAAAGGCGACGGAAACAGAAAAACTGGACAAGAGAGACCGTATTATCGAAATTTTTGTGGGAAATTCTACAAACACACATCAATCCATGATGGGGAGTGGAACTAGAATTCAAATGAATAATCGTTTTGTGGCTATTGAGGAAGTAGGTGATTATGCCTTGCAGGCTTTGTATCAAATGCCAGAACATCTTAGAAAAGTTGCCACAGTATCCATTAAAGCAGATGTTGCTGTAAAAATGGGAATCATTGAGGATTTGAAAAAAGAGCTGAGATTGGTCAATTTATTGAAAATAAACTATACCACTTTTGAGGGTAATGTCTTCGATAATCAAATGCGGGTGGATTAA